The genomic region CCAGGTCCGCCTCGCTCGGCAGGCCCGCCTCGGCCGGCGAGTAGAACGTCCGGGAGTTGTCCAGGAGCTGCCCGTCCTCGGCCCGCGCCATGGCCGAAACGTGCAGGCCGTACAGCGTCTCCTCGGTGACGAGGCGGCTGCCCTCCGTGGACACGAACAGGCGCACCACCTTGTCGGCGGTGATGCGCACATCCGAGTCGAAGATCTCCGGGCGGCCATTGAACCGGCCCGAGATTTCACGCGCCACGCGCGTCCAGCGCTCCCGGTCGAACGGGAAGGCCACCGGCGCCTGCACGTGGGTGTTCGGCTTCTCGCGTGAGAACGACGGGGGGCGCTTGGGGTCCTCCACCGCGTAGACGTCCTCGCCCTTCTTCTTGAGGAACTGGAAGAGCGCCGACTTGTAGCGCTCGTCCGTCAACAGCCACAGCGCGGTGCGCAGGGCCATCGGCGAGTCATCGATAGGTGCCTCGGGCCGGGCGAAGTAGCTGGTGCCCTTGGTGGTGAAGGCGAAGTCCAGCTCCTCGGGCACCGAGCTGTCGAATTCGTATGAGCCCACGCGCACGTCCACGGTGATCCGGCGGTCCCGGTAGCCGTCATTGACGAACAGGGCGCCGTAGCGCGCGGTGATGACCTGTTGATCGTAGTCCTTGAGCTGATAGCTCATGAAGTACGGGGGCTCGTGCCCCTGGAGCTTGAGCTGCTGCTGGTTGCGGTTCATCTCCGCTGCCATGGCGTCCAGCAAGGACAGGCGCGGATCGGCCGCAGGGGTGGCGGCCAGCAGGAAGGCGGCGGCGGAGGCCAGCAACGGGAGGGCGGGCAAGCGGAGCGTTCTCACGCGGCCACTGTACCTGAGCCTCCCCGCAATGCATCGAGGGTCCTCATCCCCTGCCCGGAAGGCAGGGAAAAAGGACCCTCGTCTGCAAGCCCGCGGGTGGCGGGACTTAGGCCTTCATGATCTTCTCACGCCCCGGGCCCACCTGCTTGGTGGCGTTGCGCGTGTCGACGACACACTGGGACTTCTGCACCACCGTGGCGTAGTCGATGTTGGAGTGGTCCGTGAGGATGATCACCGCATCGTACTCCGCGTACGTCTCCGGCGTGAGCGGCACGGACTTCATCTCGTGGTGGAAGCCGTGGCCCTTCTCCAGCTTCGGCACGTACGGATCGTGGTAGCTGACCTCGGCGCCCTTCTCGATGAGCAGCGAGATGACGCGGAGGCTCGGGCTCTCGCGCATGTCGTCGATGTCCTTCTTGTACGCAGCACCCAGGCAGAGCACCTTCGCGCCGTTGAGCGTCTTCTTGTGCTTGTTGAGCGCCTCCATGGTGCGCTGCACCACGTAGTAGGGCATCTGCGTGTTCACCTCGCCCGCCAGCTCGATGAACTTGGTGTGGAACTCGTACTCGCGCGCCTTCCACGTCAGGTAGAAGGGATCGATCGGGATGCAGTGCCCACCGAGGCCCGGGCCCGGGTAGAAGGGCATGAAGCCGAACGGCTTGGTGCTGGCCGCCTGGATGACCTCCCACACGTCGATGTTCATCCGGTCGCAGAGCATCTTCATCTCGTTGACCATGGCGATGTTCACGCAGCGGAAGATGTTCTCCAAGAGCTTGGAGAGCTCCGCCACGCGCGTGGAGGACACCGGGACGATTTCCTTGAGCGCGCTGGCGTAGAGGGCCTGGGCCACCTCGAGGCACGCGGGCGTGAAGCCGCCGACGATCTTCGGGATGGTCTTCGTGTTGAAGCTCTTGTTGCCCGGATCCTCGCGCTCGGGGCTGAAGGCCAGGTGGAAGTCCACGCCCGCCTTCAGGCCGCCCTTCTCCAGCAGCGGCTTGAGCACCTCCTCGGTGGTGCCCGGGT from Stigmatella erecta harbors:
- a CDS encoding nucleotide sugar dehydrogenase, encoding MRLMKSPLVDMIRKREAKVGVVGLGYVGLPLGMAFAEAGFPVTGLDIDTRKIDKIDKGESYIKHIPSEPLKKLTSEGKLKATTDFAKAKDMDCIVICVPTPLTASREPDMSFIIQTGEALAPYVRPNQLFVLESTTYPGTTEEVLKPLLEKGGLKAGVDFHLAFSPEREDPGNKSFNTKTIPKIVGGFTPACLEVAQALYASALKEIVPVSSTRVAELSKLLENIFRCVNIAMVNEMKMLCDRMNIDVWEVIQAASTKPFGFMPFYPGPGLGGHCIPIDPFYLTWKAREYEFHTKFIELAGEVNTQMPYYVVQRTMEALNKHKKTLNGAKVLCLGAAYKKDIDDMRESPSLRVISLLIEKGAEVSYHDPYVPKLEKGHGFHHEMKSVPLTPETYAEYDAVIILTDHSNIDYATVVQKSQCVVDTRNATKQVGPGREKIMKA